The Pasteurella multocida genome contains a region encoding:
- the crr gene encoding PTS glucose transporter subunit IIA translates to MGLFDKLFGSKDKKAVEVEIFAPLSGEIVNIEDVPDVVFSEKIVGDGIAIRPTGNKMVAPVDGVIGKIFETNHAFSMESKDGVELFVHFGIDTVELKGEGFKRIAQEGQAVKRGETVIEFDLALLEAKAKSVLTPVVISNMDEISHIDKKAGEVVAGESVVLVLKK, encoded by the coding sequence ATGGGTTTATTTGACAAATTATTTGGTTCAAAAGACAAAAAAGCTGTTGAAGTGGAAATTTTTGCTCCGCTTTCTGGTGAAATTGTGAATATTGAAGATGTACCAGATGTTGTTTTTTCTGAGAAAATCGTAGGGGATGGGATTGCGATTCGTCCTACTGGCAATAAAATGGTCGCCCCTGTTGATGGCGTAATTGGCAAAATTTTTGAAACTAACCATGCGTTTTCAATGGAATCCAAAGACGGAGTAGAGTTATTTGTCCACTTTGGTATTGATACTGTTGAGCTAAAAGGTGAAGGATTTAAACGTATTGCACAAGAAGGTCAGGCGGTGAAACGCGGTGAAACTGTTATTGAATTTGATTTAGCCCTTCTTGAAGCAAAAGCAAAATCTGTTCTAACTCCGGTGGTGATTTCTAATATGGATGAAATCAGTCATATTGATAAAAAAGCTGGTGAAGTTGTTGCGGGTGAGTCTGTTGTCCTTGTATTGAAAAAATAA
- the ptsI gene encoding phosphoenolpyruvate-protein phosphotransferase PtsI: protein MISGIPASPGIVFGKALVLKEEKIVLDMQKISESQIDSEIARFYQGRNAAVEQLSAIRDRAAKTLGEEKAAIFEGHLMILEDEELEEEIIDYLRTNKVNAGVAASKIIDQQVTMLSEIDDEYLRERAGDIRDIGNRLIKNILGMHIVDLGDINEEAILVAYDLTPSETAQLNLDKVLGFITDIGGRTSHTSIMARSLELPAIVGTNHVTSQVNTGDYLILDAVNNVVYVNPSQDEITRLKGLQQKLLEEKAELAKLKDLPALTLDGHRVDVVANIGTIRDVDGADRNGAEGVGLYRTEFLFMDREQLPTEEEQFVAYKDVVEAMNGRLVILRTMDIGGDKELPYLNLPKEMNPFLGWRAIRIALDRREILHAQLRAVLRASAFGKLAVMFPMIISVEEIRELKSVIETLKQELRNEGKAFDESIQIGVMVETPSAAVNAKFLAKEVDFFSIGTNDLTQYTLAVDRGNELISHLYNPMSPSVLSLIKQVIDASHAEGKWTGMCGELAGDEKAAVLLLGMGLDEFSMSAISVPRIKKLIRNVNYEDTKALAMKALQQPTAVEIEQLVEDFLAEKALN from the coding sequence ATGATTTCAGGAATTCCAGCTTCACCAGGTATCGTTTTTGGTAAAGCCTTAGTGCTTAAAGAAGAAAAAATTGTACTGGATATGCAAAAAATCAGTGAATCTCAGATTGATTCGGAAATTGCACGTTTTTATCAAGGACGAAATGCGGCAGTAGAACAGCTTAGTGCCATTCGCGATCGGGCGGCGAAGACCTTAGGTGAAGAAAAAGCAGCAATTTTTGAAGGTCATTTGATGATCTTGGAAGATGAGGAGTTGGAAGAAGAAATTATCGATTATTTGCGTACAAATAAAGTGAATGCGGGTGTAGCTGCAAGTAAAATTATTGATCAGCAAGTCACGATGTTATCTGAAATTGATGATGAATATTTAAGAGAACGTGCCGGCGATATTCGAGATATTGGTAATCGTTTAATTAAAAATATTTTAGGCATGCATATTGTTGATTTAGGTGATATCAACGAAGAAGCGATTTTGGTGGCTTATGATTTAACGCCCTCTGAGACAGCACAGCTTAATTTAGACAAAGTCTTAGGTTTTATTACCGACATCGGTGGACGTACTTCACACACATCTATTATGGCTCGTTCTTTAGAGCTACCGGCGATTGTTGGAACAAATCATGTCACTTCACAAGTGAATACTGGCGATTACCTGATTTTAGATGCGGTGAATAACGTCGTTTACGTTAATCCATCACAAGATGAAATAACGCGCTTAAAAGGCTTACAACAAAAACTCTTAGAAGAAAAAGCAGAATTAGCCAAATTAAAAGATTTACCCGCGTTAACCTTAGATGGTCATCGTGTCGACGTGGTTGCCAATATTGGTACGATTCGTGATGTAGATGGAGCAGATCGTAATGGGGCAGAAGGCGTAGGCTTGTATCGAACCGAATTCTTATTTATGGATCGTGAGCAATTACCGACTGAAGAAGAACAATTTGTTGCTTACAAAGACGTTGTTGAAGCGATGAATGGTCGCCTCGTGATTTTACGTACCATGGATATTGGTGGTGATAAAGAGCTTCCTTATTTAAATTTACCAAAAGAAATGAACCCCTTCTTAGGGTGGCGTGCAATTCGTATCGCATTAGACCGTCGCGAAATTTTACATGCACAATTGAGAGCAGTGTTACGCGCATCTGCTTTTGGTAAGTTAGCGGTTATGTTCCCAATGATTATTTCGGTGGAAGAGATTCGCGAATTGAAGTCAGTCATTGAAACCTTGAAACAAGAATTACGTAATGAAGGCAAGGCATTTGATGAAAGTATTCAAATCGGTGTCATGGTAGAAACACCGTCAGCAGCCGTGAATGCCAAATTCTTAGCCAAAGAAGTGGATTTCTTTAGTATTGGAACAAACGATTTAACACAATACACATTAGCAGTTGACCGTGGTAATGAATTAATTTCTCACCTGTATAATCCAATGTCACCTTCTGTCTTAAGTTTAATTAAACAGGTGATTGATGCTTCGCATGCAGAAGGAAAATGGACCGGCATGTGTGGTGAGCTTGCGGGTGATGAAAAAGCCGCGGTATTACTTTTAGGTATGGGCTTGGATGAATTTAGTATGAGTGCTATCTCTGTACCACGTATTAAGAAATTGATCCGTAATGTGAATTATGAAGATACAAAAGCCTTAGCAATGAAGGCATTACAGCAACCAACAGCCGTAGAAATTGAACAATTAGTTGAAGATTTTTTAGCTGAAAAAGCATTAAATTAG
- the ptsH gene encoding phosphocarrier protein Hpr — translation MYSKDVEIIAPNGLHTRPAAQFVKEVKAFASDITVTSAGKSASAKSLFKLQTLALSQGTVITISAEGEDEQKAVEHLVALIPTLE, via the coding sequence ATGTACTCAAAAGACGTTGAAATTATTGCACCAAATGGATTACATACTCGTCCTGCGGCACAATTTGTGAAAGAAGTGAAAGCCTTTGCCTCTGATATTACCGTTACTTCTGCGGGAAAAAGCGCGAGTGCGAAAAGTCTGTTTAAATTACAAACACTTGCACTCAGTCAAGGTACGGTCATTACGATTTCGGCAGAGGGCGAAGATGAGCAAAAAGCCGTTGAACACTTAGTCGCACTTATTCCAACCTTAGAATAA
- the rsgA gene encoding small ribosomal subunit biogenesis GTPase RsgA gives MSKRKLTQNQKRRIQSNNEKTLHRHQRREKKEIDWQDDMLGESQDGIVVTRYSVHADVEDAAGEIFRCNLRRTLSSLVVGDRVIWRKGNAQLQGVSGVIEAIKPRQNEIARPDYYDGLKVIAANIDRIIIVSSVLPTLSLNIIDRYLVICENAQIPAVIVVNKVDLLSDQERAEVEAQLRIYQQIGYQTLMISALSGENMEKLTALFDEGTSIFVGQSGVGKSSLINHILPEVNAQVGDISENSGLGQHTTTSSRLYHLRQGGQLIDSPGIREFGLWHLDQEQITRGYREFQYFLGTCKFRDCKHLNDPGCALREAMEQGKIHSVRFANYHRLIASLEETKSQRHFSSEN, from the coding sequence TTGAGTAAACGTAAATTAACGCAAAATCAAAAACGTCGCATTCAATCTAATAACGAAAAAACTTTACATCGCCATCAACGTCGTGAAAAAAAAGAGATTGATTGGCAAGATGACATGTTAGGGGAGTCACAAGATGGCATTGTTGTGACGCGTTATTCTGTTCATGCGGATGTTGAAGACGCCGCAGGCGAGATTTTTCGTTGCAATTTGCGTCGTACGTTATCCAGTTTAGTAGTAGGGGATCGTGTGATTTGGCGTAAAGGCAATGCACAGTTACAAGGTGTAAGTGGCGTCATTGAAGCGATTAAACCTCGGCAAAATGAAATTGCCCGTCCCGATTATTATGATGGTTTAAAAGTGATCGCGGCTAATATTGATCGCATTATTATTGTTTCCTCCGTGTTGCCGACCCTCTCTTTAAATATTATCGATCGCTACTTAGTCATTTGTGAAAATGCACAAATCCCCGCGGTGATTGTGGTCAATAAAGTGGATTTATTGAGCGATCAGGAAAGGGCTGAAGTGGAAGCGCAGTTACGTATTTACCAGCAAATAGGTTATCAAACGCTGATGATTTCTGCGCTGAGTGGGGAAAATATGGAAAAACTGACCGCACTTTTTGATGAAGGAACTTCCATCTTTGTCGGGCAATCGGGAGTGGGTAAGTCAAGTTTGATCAATCATATTTTGCCTGAAGTCAATGCACAAGTTGGCGATATTAGCGAAAATTCAGGCTTGGGTCAGCATACCACAACCTCTTCACGTTTATATCATTTACGTCAAGGGGGACAGTTAATTGATTCGCCGGGGATTCGTGAGTTTGGTTTATGGCATTTAGATCAGGAGCAAATTACGCGTGGCTACCGAGAATTCCAGTATTTTTTAGGCACCTGTAAGTTCCGCGATTGTAAGCATTTGAATGATCCGGGTTGTGCATTACGTGAAGCGATGGAGCAAGGTAAAATTCATTCGGTGCGTTTTGCCAATTATCATCGCTTAATTGCTAGCCTTGAAGAAACAAAATCACAACGGCACTTCTCAAGTGAAAACTAG
- the orn gene encoding oligoribonuclease encodes MQLDKQNLIWIDLEMTGLDPESERIIEIATIVTDKHLNILAEGPVLAIHQSDECLAKMNDWCMKTHTENGLVERVKNSRLTERAAELQTLDFLKKWVPKGVSPICGNSVSQDKRFLFKYMPELADYFHYRHLDVSTLKELASRWKPDVLKGFTKKNTHLALDDIRESIAELAYYREHFINLKNE; translated from the coding sequence ATGCAGTTGGATAAACAAAATCTGATTTGGATTGATTTAGAAATGACCGGCTTAGACCCTGAAAGTGAACGTATTATTGAGATTGCAACTATTGTGACCGATAAACATCTCAATATTTTGGCAGAAGGACCTGTACTTGCGATTCATCAATCAGATGAATGTTTAGCGAAAATGAACGACTGGTGTATGAAAACCCATACAGAGAACGGCTTAGTTGAACGTGTAAAAAACAGTCGTTTAACTGAACGAGCGGCAGAATTACAAACGCTAGATTTTCTAAAAAAATGGGTACCTAAAGGTGTTTCCCCCATTTGTGGGAATAGTGTTTCGCAAGATAAACGCTTTTTATTCAAATACATGCCTGAGTTAGCCGATTATTTTCACTATCGTCACCTAGATGTCAGTACGTTAAAAGAATTAGCGAGTCGTTGGAAACCTGATGTGTTAAAAGGCTTTACCAAGAAAAACACTCACCTTGCGTTAGATGATATACGTGAATCTATCGCTGAACTGGCTTACTACCGCGAACATTTTATTAATTTGAAAAATGAATAA
- the tsaE gene encoding tRNA (adenosine(37)-N6)-threonylcarbamoyltransferase complex ATPase subunit type 1 TsaE, translating to MTDVSRYSQFIPNETAMCQFGRHIVEAINNIHTNNAITVYLNGDLGAGKTTLSRGIIQALGHRGNVKSPTYTLVEEYHLPTKTVYHFDLYRLSDPEELEFMGIRDYFNANCLCLIEWAEKGQGILSEADLLINIQYVDHARNLELIANSPQGEQIIAQLRKIEIT from the coding sequence ATGACTGACGTTTCCCGCTATTCTCAATTCATCCCAAATGAAACAGCAATGTGCCAATTTGGTCGCCATATTGTTGAGGCAATAAACAATATTCATACCAACAACGCGATTACTGTCTATCTAAACGGCGATTTAGGCGCAGGGAAAACCACTTTAAGTCGTGGTATCATTCAGGCACTAGGTCATCGAGGGAATGTAAAAAGTCCAACTTATACATTAGTTGAGGAATACCATTTACCCACTAAAACTGTCTATCATTTCGACTTATACCGTCTAAGTGATCCCGAGGAACTTGAGTTTATGGGTATTCGAGACTATTTCAATGCAAACTGTCTATGCTTAATTGAGTGGGCTGAAAAAGGACAAGGCATACTGTCGGAAGCGGATTTACTTATCAATATCCAATATGTTGATCATGCGAGAAATCTTGAATTAATCGCGAATTCTCCACAAGGTGAACAAATTATTGCACAACTTAGAAAAATCGAAATCACATAG
- a CDS encoding N-acetylmuramoyl-L-alanine amidase encodes MKKYRFISLFFATILFISTPLFANNVWTIAIDPGHGGTDPGAISRQLKMYEKNVTLSIARELKMLLDKDPHFKGVLTRTGDYFISVPKRSEIARKHKANLLISIHADSNLSPLLRGASVWVLSNRRANSEMGQWLEDHEKRSELLGGAGTVLASHNEKYLDQTVLDLQFGHSQRVGYELGSIVLKRFAKITTLNRSTPQHASLGVLRSPDIPSILVETGFLSNVDEEKKLSTLAYRKKVAYMIYESLVEYRKKSVANEPKNKSPTTVESNATQTTLTDSGLRHKVKAGENLTGVARKYGVKVNDILALNKLKRRELWIGETLKIPASGKASEKTTPATTSKVTETKTKVVSNTTSESKEKLPKYHTVKKGQTLYAIAREYHIPPNQLLKLNPHLKDGKVLTGQKIKLRD; translated from the coding sequence ATGAAAAAATATCGTTTTATTTCACTTTTCTTTGCAACAATACTTTTTATTTCAACACCATTATTCGCAAATAATGTGTGGACCATTGCTATTGACCCTGGACATGGTGGCACCGATCCGGGTGCGATTAGTCGTCAATTAAAAATGTATGAAAAAAATGTGACACTCTCTATTGCGAGAGAGCTCAAGATGCTCCTTGATAAAGATCCACATTTCAAAGGGGTACTCACACGTACTGGTGATTATTTTATTTCGGTCCCGAAACGTTCTGAAATTGCCCGTAAACATAAAGCCAACCTTTTGATTTCGATCCATGCTGACTCAAATTTATCGCCTTTATTACGTGGCGCATCCGTTTGGGTACTTTCGAATCGTCGTGCAAACAGTGAAATGGGACAATGGTTAGAGGATCACGAAAAACGTTCCGAACTGCTCGGCGGCGCCGGCACGGTTTTGGCCTCCCACAATGAAAAGTATTTAGATCAAACCGTCTTAGATCTCCAATTTGGTCACAGTCAACGTGTTGGTTATGAACTCGGTTCTATCGTCTTAAAACGCTTTGCCAAAATTACGACCTTAAATCGAAGTACGCCACAGCATGCCAGCCTTGGCGTGTTACGCTCGCCGGATATTCCTTCTATCTTAGTTGAAACAGGCTTTCTCTCGAACGTCGATGAAGAGAAAAAACTCAGCACTTTGGCTTATCGTAAAAAAGTGGCTTATATGATTTACGAAAGCCTAGTGGAATACCGTAAAAAATCAGTTGCGAATGAGCCAAAAAACAAATCCCCAACAACAGTCGAAAGCAATGCAACACAGACGACGCTCACAGACAGTGGACTACGTCATAAAGTCAAAGCAGGGGAAAATCTTACCGGCGTTGCACGCAAATATGGGGTGAAAGTGAATGATATCTTAGCACTCAATAAATTAAAACGACGCGAATTATGGATTGGTGAAACCTTAAAAATTCCTGCTAGCGGAAAAGCCAGTGAAAAAACCACACCAGCTACAACCAGTAAAGTGACAGAAACAAAAACGAAAGTCGTAAGCAACACAACATCGGAATCAAAAGAGAAACTGCCGAAATACCATACTGTGAAAAAAGGGCAAACACTCTACGCGATTGCCAGAGAGTACCATATTCCACCAAATCAGCTATTAAAATTAAATCCCCATTTAAAAGATGGCAAAGTGTTAACAGGACAAAAAATTAAATTGAGAGATTGA
- the mutL gene encoding DNA mismatch repair endonuclease MutL, protein MAIKVLSPQLANQIAAGEVVERPASVVKELVENSLDAGATRIQIDIENGGNTLMRIRDNGIGIAKDELSLALARHATSKIASLDDLDNILSLGFRGEALASISSVSRLTLTSRPATQNEAWQVYAQGREMETTLQPASHPVGTTVEVANLFFNTPARRKFLRTDKTEFAHIDEVIRRIALAKMAIAFTLTHNGKIVRQYRSAHDRTQKLKRVSAICGDEFVQNALEIDWKHDDLHLSGWVAQPTFSRTQNDLSYCYINGRMVRDKIITHAIRQAYADFLSPEQYPAFVLFIDLNPNDVDVNVHPTKHEVRFHQQRLVHDFICQGISNALHSEQASLYQTNEACVSANYQVEESAQHEYRPSYSKPNRAAAGQNIFDSSTTTLSTALFQTNKKNTQNRPHFSTNIPATRISKTEQAAYSALLSNIEMATVLPQEDGVLLERTPPSILKALALVENKALLLQQQQQFYLLSLQQLQRLKIELSLQRDPVLQQPLLIPIVFRLNPQQLTYWQQQKAFFTQIGFEFHENLGQQRITLNRVPSCLRQQNLQKCIIVLLSQPLDTFSHFLTTLCDVIELEQITVYADAVTLLTETEQLLNQKQAIRLSELFIELNWQAYLEKM, encoded by the coding sequence ATGGCAATTAAAGTTCTTTCTCCTCAGCTTGCTAACCAGATCGCCGCGGGCGAAGTCGTTGAACGCCCAGCTTCTGTGGTGAAAGAGTTGGTCGAAAATAGTTTAGATGCAGGCGCAACACGTATTCAAATCGATATTGAAAACGGGGGCAATACTTTAATGCGGATCCGTGATAATGGTATTGGTATTGCAAAAGACGAGCTAAGTCTGGCACTAGCACGTCATGCTACAAGCAAAATTGCCAGTCTAGATGACCTTGATAATATTTTAAGCCTTGGCTTTCGTGGTGAAGCACTCGCCAGTATCAGCTCTGTTTCACGTTTAACACTCACCTCACGTCCAGCAACACAAAATGAAGCATGGCAAGTTTATGCTCAGGGGCGAGAGATGGAAACGACTTTACAACCGGCTTCTCATCCCGTTGGTACGACAGTTGAAGTAGCAAATTTATTTTTTAACACGCCAGCACGCCGTAAATTTCTGCGCACAGATAAAACGGAATTTGCCCATATTGATGAAGTGATTCGCCGTATCGCCTTAGCCAAAATGGCAATTGCGTTTACCTTAACTCATAATGGAAAAATCGTACGCCAGTATCGCAGTGCTCATGATCGCACGCAAAAGTTAAAACGGGTCTCGGCAATTTGTGGGGATGAATTTGTCCAGAATGCGCTCGAAATTGATTGGAAACACGATGATCTACATTTATCTGGTTGGGTTGCTCAGCCAACTTTTTCACGTACACAAAATGATCTAAGTTATTGCTATATTAATGGCAGAATGGTACGAGATAAGATCATTACTCATGCGATTCGCCAAGCCTATGCAGATTTTTTAAGCCCAGAACAATATCCTGCTTTTGTCTTGTTTATTGATTTAAATCCTAACGATGTGGATGTGAATGTCCATCCAACCAAACATGAAGTGCGTTTCCACCAGCAACGTTTAGTGCATGATTTTATTTGTCAAGGAATCAGTAACGCCCTTCATTCTGAACAAGCGAGCTTATATCAAACGAACGAGGCATGTGTCTCCGCAAACTATCAGGTAGAGGAAAGCGCGCAGCATGAATATCGCCCAAGTTATAGCAAGCCGAATCGTGCAGCGGCGGGACAAAATATCTTTGACTCCTCCACCACTACGCTATCAACCGCTTTATTTCAAACGAATAAAAAAAATACGCAAAATAGACCGCACTTTTCGACTAATATCCCTGCTACGCGGATAAGTAAAACAGAACAGGCAGCTTACAGCGCCCTATTATCCAACATTGAAATGGCGACGGTCTTACCTCAAGAGGATGGCGTGTTACTCGAGAGAACCCCCCCCTCTATTCTAAAAGCTCTCGCCTTAGTTGAAAACAAAGCCTTGTTGCTACAACAGCAACAACAATTTTATTTATTATCTTTACAGCAATTACAGCGCTTAAAAATCGAACTGAGTTTACAACGTGACCCCGTATTGCAACAGCCATTACTCATTCCGATTGTATTTCGATTAAATCCACAACAGCTGACTTACTGGCAACAACAAAAAGCTTTCTTTACTCAAATTGGGTTTGAATTTCATGAAAACCTCGGACAGCAACGTATTACGCTAAACCGTGTACCAAGCTGTTTGCGTCAACAAAACTTACAGAAATGTATCATCGTGTTACTCTCGCAGCCTCTTGATACCTTTTCTCATTTCTTAACAACGCTTTGTGACGTGATCGAATTGGAACAAATAACGGTCTATGCCGATGCCGTTACCTTACTCACTGAAACAGAGCAATTGCTTAATCAGAAACAAGCTATCCGATTATCCGAATTATTCATCGAGCTTAATTGGCAAGCTTACTTGGAAAAAATGTAA
- the miaA gene encoding tRNA (adenosine(37)-N6)-dimethylallyltransferase MiaA, protein MPLTTPTAIFLMGPTASGKTDLAIQLRQTLPVEVISVDSALIYRGMDIGTAKPSAEELTLAPHRLIDICDPAESYSAANFRQDALREMADIIAAGKIPLLVGGTMLYYKALLEGLSPLPSADEKVRSEIEQKAQLQGWAALHQELAKIDPLAAQRINPNDSQRINRALEVFYLTGKSLSELSQQKGDSLPYQILQFAIAPKDRSILHDRIALRFQKMIEQGFQQEVEKLYQREDLHLDLPSMRCVGYRQMWEYLRGDYDHDEMIFRGICATRQLAKRQITWLRGWKYPIEWLDSLAIESAKQTIIHAVTKISHSNS, encoded by the coding sequence ATGCCTTTAACAACACCTACTGCCATTTTCTTAATGGGTCCCACTGCCTCTGGCAAAACAGACTTAGCAATTCAGTTACGTCAGACGCTACCCGTTGAAGTTATCAGTGTCGATTCCGCTTTAATCTATCGTGGTATGGATATTGGAACTGCCAAACCGAGCGCAGAAGAACTCACTTTAGCGCCTCATCGTTTAATTGATATTTGTGATCCTGCTGAAAGTTACTCTGCGGCTAATTTTCGTCAAGATGCACTACGGGAAATGGCCGATATCATTGCAGCTGGCAAAATTCCGCTTTTAGTCGGCGGAACGATGTTGTATTACAAAGCCTTGTTAGAAGGGCTTTCTCCGTTGCCTTCAGCAGATGAAAAAGTGCGGTCAGAAATTGAACAAAAAGCGCAGCTGCAAGGCTGGGCAGCCCTACACCAAGAACTGGCTAAGATCGATCCTCTCGCGGCACAGCGCATTAATCCAAATGATTCGCAGCGTATTAATCGTGCGTTAGAGGTTTTCTATTTAACAGGGAAATCCCTGAGCGAACTGAGCCAGCAAAAAGGGGACAGCCTCCCCTACCAAATCCTGCAATTTGCTATTGCACCAAAAGATCGCAGTATCTTACATGATCGCATTGCGTTACGTTTCCAAAAAATGATCGAACAGGGTTTCCAACAAGAAGTTGAAAAGCTCTATCAACGTGAGGATTTACATTTGGATCTTCCTTCTATGCGCTGTGTAGGCTATCGACAAATGTGGGAATATTTGCGTGGTGATTACGATCACGACGAGATGATTTTCCGTGGTATTTGTGCCACGCGCCAGTTGGCAAAACGTCAAATTACTTGGTTACGAGGTTGGAAATATCCAATTGAATGGCTTGATAGTTTAGCAATCGAAAGTGCTAAACAAACGATTATTCATGCGGTAACGAAGATAAGTCATTCAAACAGTTAA
- the hfq gene encoding RNA chaperone Hfq, which translates to MAKGQSLQDPYLNALRRERIPVSIYLVNGIKLQGQIESFDQFVILLKNTVNQMVYKHAISTVVPARSVSHHNNSNNSNQQNYQQEQQTDSNVEKAE; encoded by the coding sequence ATGGCAAAAGGACAATCTTTACAAGATCCTTATTTAAACGCATTACGTCGTGAACGTATCCCTGTTTCCATTTACCTCGTAAATGGGATTAAACTACAAGGTCAGATTGAATCATTTGATCAATTTGTTATTTTATTAAAAAATACAGTTAATCAAATGGTGTACAAACACGCAATTTCAACTGTTGTTCCTGCGCGCTCAGTGTCTCATCACAATAATAGCAATAATTCCAATCAACAGAATTATCAACAAGAGCAACAAACTGACAGCAACGTAGAAAAAGCAGAATAG
- the hflX gene encoding ribosome rescue GTPase HflX, whose product MNTFIASAVDLQNESTALSSLPSPHSESLFDRAIIVHCFLAQDRNDDDLLEFKLLAKSANVDILSVITSTRHTPQAKYFVGQGKAEEIAEAVQNTQADVVLVNHALTPAQTRNLESLCQCRVVDRTGVILDIFAQRARSHEGKLQVELAQLKHLSTRLVRRKTGLDQQKGAVGLRGPGETQLETDRRLIKVRISQLQSRLAKVEKQRHQNRQTRQKADIPTISLVGYTNAGKSTLFNLITQANVYAADQLFATLDPTLRRLQIQDVGTTILADTVGFIRHLPHDLVSAFKSTLQETTEAALLLHVIDCADPRKLENIHAVETVLKEINAGDIPTLLVYNKIDQVAHIEPHIEYDQEQRPIAVYMSAQTGIGLPLLLDAISLCLKNEILDLALTLPVHTGKIRHALYQQDCIQHEQINEQGEFLLAIRIDKVAWLKLLKQFPELETFIC is encoded by the coding sequence TTGAACACATTTATTGCAAGTGCGGTAGATCTTCAGAATGAATCGACCGCACTTTCTTCATTACCTTCACCACATTCTGAATCCCTTTTTGATCGTGCGATCATTGTTCATTGTTTCTTAGCGCAAGATCGCAATGACGATGACTTGTTAGAATTCAAATTATTAGCCAAATCCGCCAACGTTGACATTCTCTCTGTTATCACCAGTACTCGTCATACACCCCAAGCTAAATATTTCGTTGGGCAAGGCAAAGCGGAAGAAATCGCAGAAGCGGTGCAAAATACGCAAGCCGATGTCGTCTTAGTCAACCATGCACTCACCCCTGCACAAACACGTAATTTAGAAAGCCTTTGTCAATGTCGCGTTGTAGATCGCACTGGAGTAATTCTCGATATTTTTGCCCAAAGAGCACGCTCACATGAAGGTAAATTACAAGTTGAATTGGCGCAACTAAAACACTTATCAACTCGTCTTGTTCGCCGAAAAACAGGGCTTGATCAACAAAAAGGAGCGGTAGGACTACGCGGACCGGGTGAAACACAGTTAGAAACTGATCGTCGTTTAATTAAAGTGCGCATTTCTCAGCTTCAAAGCCGTTTGGCAAAAGTGGAAAAGCAACGCCATCAGAATCGCCAAACAAGACAAAAAGCAGATATTCCGACGATTTCCTTAGTTGGTTATACTAATGCGGGAAAATCCACCTTGTTTAATTTAATCACCCAAGCCAATGTGTACGCAGCCGATCAACTGTTTGCGACACTCGACCCCACCTTACGCCGTCTGCAAATTCAAGATGTCGGGACCACGATTTTAGCGGATACAGTAGGCTTTATTCGCCATTTACCTCATGATTTAGTTTCTGCTTTCAAATCAACATTACAAGAAACTACGGAAGCTGCCCTTTTATTACATGTTATTGATTGTGCAGATCCGCGTAAATTAGAGAATATTCACGCAGTTGAAACTGTGTTAAAAGAAATTAATGCAGGTGATATTCCAACCTTATTGGTATATAACAAGATCGATCAAGTAGCTCATATCGAACCACATATTGAATATGATCAAGAACAGCGCCCTATCGCAGTTTACATGTCCGCACAAACAGGCATCGGACTGCCTTTATTATTAGATGCCATCAGTCTATGTTTAAAAAATGAAATTTTGGATTTAGCGCTTACCTTGCCAGTGCATACGGGTAAAATACGCCATGCCTTATACCAACAGGACTGTATTCAGCATGAACAGATTAACGAACAAGGTGAATTCTTATTAGCGATTCGTATTGATAAAGTCGCATGGCTAAAATTATTGAAACAATTTCCAGAACTCGAGACTTTTATATGTTAA